A part of Neovison vison isolate M4711 chromosome 6, ASM_NN_V1, whole genome shotgun sequence genomic DNA contains:
- the ZBTB47 gene encoding zinc finger and BTB domain-containing protein 47 encodes MLLVEKTTDSPAAEFSLVEDVALHFACLMGRLNEQRLFQPDLCDVDLVLVPQRSVFPAHKGVLAAYSQFFHSLFTQNKQLQRVELSLEALAPGGLQQILNFIYTSKLLVNAANVHEVLSAASLLQMADIAASCQELLDARSLGPPGPSAVALAPPATGGCTPAAPPYYCDIKQEADAPGLPKIYAREGPDPYSVRVEDGAGTAGGPVPATIGPAQPFFKEEKEGGAEEAGGPPGSLCKLEGGEGLEEELGGSGTYSRREQSQIIVEVNLNNQTLHVSTGPEGKPGSTTGPATMVLGREDGLQRHSEDEEEEEEEEEEEEEEEEEEGGGSGGEEEEEEEEEGGSQGEEEEEEEEGHSEPEEEEDEEEEGHSEQDQESSEEEEEEEEGGDTGSRQGPAGRRGSRAEPPPHSRMATRSRENARRRGPAEPEEARPRGGKRPKPAPGGAPAAARGPQATDGVGAKVKLEEKQHHPCQKCPRVFNNRWYLEKHMNVTHSRMQICDQCGKRFLLESELLLHRQTDCERNIQCVTCGKAFKKLWSLHEHNKIVHGYAEKKFSCEICEKKFYTMAHVRKHMVAHTKDMPFTCETCGKSFKRSMSLKVHSLQHSGEKPFRCENCNERFQYKYQLRSHMSIHIGHKQFMCQWCGKDFNMKQYFDEHMKTHTGEKPYICEICGKSFTSRPNMKRHRRTHTGEKPYPCDVCGQRFRFSNMLKAHKEKCFRVSHPLAGDGPPSGPGLAPAQPPTHTLPLLPGLPQTLPPPPHLPPPPPLFSTTATPGGRMSANN; translated from the exons ATG TTGCTGGTTGAGAAGACGACAGACTCACCGGCGGCCGAGTTCTCGCTGGTGGAGGACGTGGCCCTGCACTTTGCCTGCTTGATGGGCCGCCTGAACGAGCAGCGCCTCTTCCAGCCCGACCTCTGCGACGTGGACCTGGTGCTGGTCCCCCAGCGCAGCGTCTTCCCGGCACACAAGGGCGTGCTGGCTGCCTACAGCCAGTTCTTCCACTCGCTCTTCACCCAGAACAAGCAGCTGCAGCGTGTGGAGCTGTCCCTGGAGGCGCTGGCCCCCGGCGGCCTGCAGCAGATCCTCAACTTTATCTACACGTCCAAGCTGCTGGTCAACGCGGCCAACGTGCACGAGGTGCTCAGCGCCGCCTCGTTGCTGCAGATGGCCGACATCGCCGCGTCCTGCCAGGAGCTGCTGGACGCCCGCTCCCTGGGTCCCCCGGGCCCCAGCGCCGTGGCCCTGGCCCCGCCGGCCACCGGGGGCTGCACCCCGGCTGCACCCCCCTACTACTGCGACATCAAGCAGGAGGCAGACGCCCCGGGCCTGCCCAAGATCTATGCCCGTGAGGGCCCCGACCCCTACTCTGTGCGTGTTGAAGACGGGGCTGGGACTGCGGGGGGCCCGGTGCCGGCCACCATCGGGCCAGCTCAGCCCTTCttcaaggaggagaaggagggtggtGCCGAGGAGGCCGGTGGGCCCCCAGGCAGCCTCTGTAAGctggagggcggggaggggctggaggaagagCTTGGGGGTTCCGGCACCTACAGCCGCCGGGAGCAGTCCCAGATCATCGTGGAGGTGAACCTCAACAACCAGACTCTGCACGTGTCTACGGGGCCTGAGGGCAAGCCAGGCTCCACCACAGGCCCGGCCACCATGGTGCTGGGCCGGGAGGACGGGCTGCAGAGACACTcagaggacgaggaggaggaagaggaggaggaggaagaggaggaagaggaggaggaagaggagggtggcggcagtggaggggaggaagaggaagaggaagaagaggagggtggcagtcagggagaggaagaagaagaggaggaggaagggcacagtgagccagaggaggaagaggatgaggaagaggaagggcaCAGTGAGCAGGATCAAGAGAgctcagaagaagaggaagaggaggaagaagggggtgacacaggaagcaggcaggggccggcggggcggcggggcagcagggcagagccccctccccacagccgcATGGCCACACGGTCTCGAGAGAACGCCCGACGCCGAGGCCCCGCTGAGCCCGAGGAGGCCAGGCCTCGGGGTGGGAAGAGGCCCAAGCCTGCTCCAGGGGGAGCCCCTGCGGCGGCCCGAGGGCCACAGGCCACTGACGGGGTGGGGGCCAAGGTGAAGCTGGAAGAGAAGCAGCACCACCCGTGTCAGAAGTGCCCTCGAGTCTTCAACAACCGTTGGTACCTGGAGAAGCACATGAACGTGACCCACAGCCGCATGCAGATCTGTGACCAGTGTGGCAAGCGCTTCCTGCTAGAGAGCGAGCTGCTACTGCACCGGCAGACAGACTGTGAGCGCAACATCCAG TGTGTGACGTGTGGCAAAGCTTTTAAAAAGCTCTGGTCTCTCCATGAGCACAACAAGATCGTGCATGGCTATGCAGAGAAGAAGTTCTCATGTGAGATCTGCGAGAAGAAGTTCTACACCATGGCCCATGTGCGCAAGCACATGGTTG CCCACACCAAGGACATGCCCTTCACCTGCGAGACCTGTGGGAAATCCTTCAAACGAAGCATGTCTCTCAAAGTGCACTCACTGCAGCACTCTGGGGAGAAACCCTTCCGGTGCGAG AACTGCAATGAGCGCTTCCAGTACAAGTACCAGCTGCGctcccacatgagcatccacatCGGCCACAAGCAGTTCATGTGCCAGTGGTGCGGCAAGGACTTCAACATGAAGCAGTACTTCGATGAGCACATGAAGACCCACACAG GGGAGAAGCCGTACATCTGTGAGATCTGTGGCAAGAGCTTCACCAGCCGCCCCAACATGAAGCGGCACCGACGCACACACACTGGCGAGAAGCCGTACCCCTGCGACGTCTGCGGCCAGCGCTTCCGCTTCTCCAACATGCTCAAGGCGCACAAGGAGAAATGCTTCCGCGTCAGTCACCCCCTGGCCGGCGACGGCCCCCCTTCCGGCCCCGGCCTGGCCCCGGCCCAGCCTCCCACGCACACGCTGCCCCTgctcccagggctgccccagaccctgcctcccccgccccacctgccGCCCCCACCTCCACTCTTCTCTACCACTGCCACTCCCGGCGGGAGGATGAGCGCCAACAACTGA